One segment of Curtobacterium poinsettiae DNA contains the following:
- a CDS encoding GDSL-type esterase/lipase family protein, with protein MTDDRSPVLFLGDSITEQGDWDTWLPDEHTLNQGIGGDTTDGVLTRLDAVVAEQPEVIVLLIGTNDFGNHRASAEHVVRNVETILVTLRRELPGVRLLLVSILPRQAEYAAKIEQANRHLRQFVATCHAQYLDAWPALADGDHLDARFTEDGLHLTEEGYRALVGELVPALERVRDLPPMSRSIQAIDLDGSAD; from the coding sequence CCGAACAGGGCGACTGGGACACGTGGCTCCCCGACGAGCACACGCTGAACCAGGGCATCGGTGGCGACACGACCGACGGCGTGCTGACGCGCCTCGACGCCGTCGTCGCCGAACAGCCCGAGGTGATCGTGCTGCTCATCGGCACGAACGACTTCGGCAACCACCGCGCCAGCGCCGAGCACGTGGTCCGCAACGTCGAGACCATCCTCGTCACGCTCCGCCGCGAGCTGCCGGGCGTGCGCCTGCTGCTCGTGTCGATCCTGCCCAGGCAGGCCGAGTACGCCGCGAAGATCGAGCAGGCCAACCGGCACCTCCGTCAGTTCGTCGCGACGTGTCACGCGCAGTACCTCGACGCCTGGCCAGCCCTGGCCGACGGCGACCACCTCGACGCCCGTTTCACCGAAGACGGCCTGCACCTGACCGAAGAGGGCTACCGCGCGCTGGTCGGTGAACTGGTGCCGGCGCTCGAGCGTGTCCGTGACCTGCCGCCGATGTCGCGGTCGATCCAGGCGATCGACCTCGACGGCTCCGCGGACTGA
- a CDS encoding DUF6804 family protein, whose product MAARKGRPPVGSSQHGVPAGSPRPAAAAPANGARTTPPFTRPALAPSMIAAIVLLACVAIVDSSGFVFARWGVTVLALIVLVFSVRGKAWWAALLMAAVAVCWNPLVTVPIPGQVWAALQLVAAALFIVVGIVVKVPRESDGR is encoded by the coding sequence ATGGCCGCACGCAAGGGGCGGCCCCCGGTGGGGTCGTCCCAGCACGGCGTGCCCGCCGGGTCCCCTCGACCCGCAGCCGCCGCACCGGCCAACGGCGCCCGGACCACGCCACCCTTCACCCGCCCCGCACTGGCGCCGTCGATGATCGCGGCGATCGTGCTGCTCGCGTGTGTCGCCATCGTGGACTCGTCGGGCTTCGTCTTCGCCCGCTGGGGTGTCACGGTGCTCGCGCTCATCGTGCTCGTCTTCAGCGTGCGCGGGAAGGCCTGGTGGGCTGCCCTGCTCATGGCCGCCGTCGCCGTCTGCTGGAACCCGCTCGTCACGGTGCCGATCCCCGGACAGGTGTGGGCAGCACTGCAGCTGGTGGCAGCCGCGCTGTTCATCGTGGTGGGCATCGTCGTCAAGGTGCCCCGCGAGTCGGACGGACGGTAG
- a CDS encoding stealth family protein, with product MNDETEPVTESPLLNPRPSSGGLDRSDVVVRKGRLTLINGHLTPQQSMIEDLLFLDDALTGADVDHLLIRGNDQRPVIALDERDRQRAESAVMSAAVNEPFYAKPPGKPAVLVQDDGLGSVEEPVLRVFRPRLEPLGRLRYGAETSVQLEFWRVTDTEVLAPVENALMRRSLPIEEFVLVDIERYGRTWRTVEHMFDDHVSDIRFPIDIVFSWVDGNAIEYQRARQAAQSNAVLGEGDDAPARFRQIDELKYALRSVHTFAPWIRQIYIATDSPAPHWLAEHPKVRIVRSEEFFADPSVLPTHNSQAVESQLHHIPGISEHFIYSNDDMFFGRLTDPSMFFSPGSVTKFILATTRIGLGSNNPARSGFENSARVNRRLLQQRFGAVTTRHLEHAPTPLRASIMTEMEHEFADEFASTAASRFRAADNISVTNSLYHYYSLLTGRAIVQENADVRYIDTTMQSGLRSLDELLKKRNADFFCLNDGSFPEVSDDERTQRVTDFLERYFPFPAPWERPSDQDAPAAC from the coding sequence ATGAACGACGAGACCGAGCCGGTGACCGAGAGTCCTCTGCTGAACCCTCGACCGTCCTCCGGCGGTCTCGACCGATCCGACGTCGTCGTCCGCAAGGGGCGCCTGACGCTCATCAACGGACACCTCACACCGCAGCAGTCGATGATCGAGGACCTGCTGTTCCTCGACGACGCGCTCACCGGGGCTGACGTCGACCACCTGCTCATCCGCGGCAACGACCAGCGTCCGGTGATCGCCCTCGACGAGCGTGACCGTCAGCGCGCCGAGAGCGCCGTGATGTCCGCGGCCGTCAACGAGCCCTTCTACGCGAAGCCCCCGGGCAAGCCTGCCGTGCTCGTGCAGGACGACGGACTCGGCTCCGTCGAGGAACCCGTGCTCCGCGTGTTCCGACCGCGGCTCGAGCCCCTCGGGCGTCTGCGGTACGGCGCAGAGACGAGCGTCCAGCTCGAGTTCTGGCGGGTCACCGACACCGAGGTCCTCGCACCCGTCGAGAACGCCCTGATGCGGCGCAGTCTGCCGATCGAGGAGTTCGTCCTCGTCGACATCGAGCGCTACGGCCGCACCTGGCGCACCGTCGAGCACATGTTCGACGACCACGTCTCGGACATCCGCTTCCCGATCGACATCGTCTTCTCGTGGGTCGACGGCAACGCCATCGAGTACCAGCGTGCCCGCCAGGCCGCGCAGTCGAACGCCGTCCTGGGGGAGGGCGACGATGCCCCGGCCCGGTTCCGGCAGATCGACGAGCTGAAGTACGCGCTCCGCTCGGTGCACACCTTCGCGCCGTGGATCCGCCAGATCTACATCGCGACGGACTCCCCGGCACCGCACTGGCTCGCCGAGCACCCGAAGGTCCGGATCGTCCGCAGCGAGGAGTTCTTCGCTGACCCGTCGGTGCTGCCGACCCACAACTCGCAGGCCGTCGAGTCGCAGCTGCACCACATCCCGGGCATCAGCGAGCACTTCATCTACTCGAACGACGACATGTTCTTCGGGCGCCTGACGGACCCGTCGATGTTCTTCAGCCCCGGATCCGTGACGAAGTTCATCCTCGCCACCACCCGCATCGGGCTCGGGTCGAACAACCCCGCACGCAGCGGTTTCGAGAACTCCGCCCGCGTGAACCGTCGCCTGCTGCAGCAGCGCTTCGGTGCGGTGACGACCCGGCACCTCGAGCACGCTCCGACGCCCCTGCGTGCCTCGATCATGACCGAGATGGAGCACGAGTTCGCTGACGAGTTCGCGTCGACGGCAGCCTCGCGCTTCCGGGCCGCGGACAACATCTCGGTGACGAACTCGTTGTACCACTACTACTCGCTGCTCACCGGGCGCGCCATCGTGCAGGAGAACGCCGACGTCCGGTACATCGACACGACGATGCAGTCCGGGCTCCGGTCGCTCGACGAGCTGCTGAAGAAGCGGAACGCCGACTTCTTCTGCCTCAACGACGGCAGCTTCCCGGAGGTCAGCGACGACGAGCGCACGCAGCGCGTGACGGACTTCCTGGAGCGCTACTTCCCGTTCCCCGCACCGTGGGAGCGCCCCAGCGATCAGGACGCGCCAGCGGCCTGCTGA
- a CDS encoding phosphodiesterase, which produces MDSRTAEHPRPNHFLLHLSDTHLVSGDRDLYGDVDSAARLTQIVADIEASGTRPEAIVVTGDVADKGEPGAYARVREILEPAARRIGAQIIWAMGNHDERGAFRQELFGLQPTDRPVDFVYDVNGLRVITLDTSVPGHHHGEVSPDQLDWLAEVLSEAAPHGTILAMHHPPVPSVQDLTVLVELRDQQALAEVVEGSDVLAIIAGHLHYSTSAVFAGIPVSVASATCYTQDLTEYQGGTRGRDGAQSFNLVHVYGRNVVHSVVPIGHYATVGQPVSALETEAKLAAHGVTIPAAVEPAPVTSSIPVFTLDSVPVSPVHR; this is translated from the coding sequence CCTGTACGGCGACGTCGACTCCGCCGCCCGGCTCACGCAGATCGTCGCTGACATCGAAGCCTCGGGCACGCGTCCCGAAGCGATCGTCGTCACCGGCGACGTGGCCGACAAGGGCGAGCCGGGCGCGTACGCCCGTGTGCGCGAGATCCTCGAGCCGGCCGCCCGGCGGATCGGTGCGCAGATCATCTGGGCGATGGGCAACCACGATGAGCGCGGCGCCTTCCGTCAGGAGCTCTTCGGCCTGCAGCCCACCGATCGCCCGGTCGACTTCGTGTACGACGTCAACGGTCTCCGTGTGATCACGCTCGACACGAGCGTGCCCGGTCACCACCACGGCGAGGTCTCCCCCGACCAGCTCGACTGGCTCGCCGAGGTCCTGTCCGAGGCAGCGCCGCACGGCACCATCCTGGCGATGCACCACCCGCCGGTGCCGAGCGTCCAAGACCTCACCGTCCTCGTCGAGTTGCGCGACCAGCAGGCCCTTGCCGAAGTCGTCGAGGGCAGCGACGTCCTCGCCATCATCGCCGGTCACCTGCACTACTCGACCAGTGCCGTGTTCGCCGGCATCCCGGTGTCCGTCGCCAGCGCCACCTGCTACACCCAGGACCTCACCGAGTACCAGGGCGGTACCCGCGGCCGCGACGGTGCGCAGTCGTTCAACCTCGTGCACGTCTACGGGCGCAACGTCGTCCACTCGGTGGTGCCGATCGGCCACTACGCCACCGTCGGACAGCCCGTGTCTGCGCTCGAAACCGAAGCGAAACTCGCCGCGCACGGCGTGACGATCCCGGCGGCTGTCGAGCCGGCACCGGTCACCTCGAGCATCCCGGTGTTCACGCTCGACTCGGTGCCCGTCTCCCCCGTTCACCGGTAG